One window from the genome of Effusibacillus pohliae DSM 22757 encodes:
- a CDS encoding DedA family protein has protein sequence MEQQFAQLISEYGYPGIFIFLAVGIVGLPLPDEMLMTFVGYTVYQGKMSYPLAVVSAFSGSAVGITISYLLGSKLGLPFLKKFGPKLHITERKIQRTHDLFEKYGSILIFVGYFIPGVRHVTGYISGIANIGIRKFGLFAYSGALAWSLTFISLGRELGENWYLVQEYLHRYGLFGFALVIILATVMFIYFKFRRGNT, from the coding sequence TTGGAGCAACAGTTTGCACAACTAATCAGCGAATACGGTTACCCGGGCATTTTTATATTCTTGGCAGTCGGAATCGTTGGATTGCCTTTGCCTGATGAAATGCTTATGACGTTCGTCGGATACACTGTGTATCAGGGAAAAATGTCATATCCTCTGGCGGTAGTATCCGCATTTTCCGGTTCAGCGGTTGGAATTACGATCAGTTACTTGTTAGGGTCAAAACTGGGACTCCCATTCTTGAAAAAATTCGGTCCTAAACTCCACATTACCGAACGAAAAATTCAACGAACCCATGACTTGTTTGAAAAGTACGGAAGTATTTTGATCTTTGTTGGCTATTTCATTCCAGGGGTCAGACACGTTACCGGATATATTTCGGGAATCGCGAATATTGGAATTCGAAAATTTGGCCTCTTCGCATATTCCGGTGCTCTTGCTTGGAGTCTGACCTTTATCAGTTTAGGAAGAGAGCTTGGGGAAAACTGGTATCTCGTTCAGGAGTACCTCCATAGATACGGCTTATTTGGGTTTGCCTTGGTCATAATCCTGGCAACAGTGATGTTTATTTATTTCAAGTTTCGACGTGGGAACACATGA